In Deinococcus sp. HSC-46F16, the following are encoded in one genomic region:
- a CDS encoding U32 family peptidase, which produces MSPVGGWPQLRAAVEAGADAVFFGVEAFHARAKVGFTNEQLPELMRTLHARGVMGFVTFNILVFDGELREAERQLIHLAESGVDAIIVQDHGVARLAHEICPDLPIHGSTQMSITSAEGAELARRFGASRVVLGRELSLRDIGRIAAATDMELETFVHGALCVSYSGQCFSSEAWGGRSANRGQCAQACRLPYDLFVDGLHRDLGDARYLLSPGDLYALHQVPDLVNLGVNCLKIEGRYKDAEFVALTTAAYRKAVDEAWAGLPLSVTPGEERDLEQVYSRGLGPHFIAGTNHQTVVRGRAPRHRGVRVGTVRGTTERGVLVELAETVKPGDGLVFDPANWRTPEGREEGGFLYGLWQGGRQTEEVRPGQTYELRFGRGAVDPARVRPGDPVWRTQDPGLVARVKPLLDAVDPVYTRPVTAHFRGHVGEPPALTLADEYGHAATATLPDLLQPARNRGLTEEGLRESLGKLGGTGYHLAALTADLAGLGFLPVSALNALRREAAERLTALRAEAPARRITPRLDEALRGAVAAPPAPSPAPDRLHVLVRTPEQLDAALEARPDSITLDYLELYGLKPSVERVKAAGIPVRVASPRILKPTEQNLQKFLLSLGAELLVRSGGLLEGLQGAPDLPALTGDFSLNAANVLTTRALLELGLTRVTPTHDLNARQITDLAGLVGPGRLEVIAYGHLPVFHTEHCVFCRFLSDGTDYTTCGHPCESHRVALRDERGRLHPVMADVGCRNTVFEGRPQVAGGHLDAWRAAGLRDFRLEFVHESPEEVREVIAAHRAYLAGELDAGALAARLHALSETGTTEGSLFVPPGFEGLTTLPML; this is translated from the coding sequence ATGAGTCCTGTCGGCGGCTGGCCCCAGTTGCGGGCGGCGGTCGAGGCGGGCGCCGACGCCGTCTTTTTCGGGGTGGAGGCCTTCCACGCCCGCGCCAAGGTGGGCTTTACCAACGAGCAGCTTCCGGAGCTGATGCGGACCCTCCACGCCCGTGGGGTGATGGGCTTCGTGACCTTCAACATCCTCGTCTTTGACGGCGAACTGCGGGAGGCCGAGCGCCAACTCATCCACCTGGCCGAAAGCGGCGTGGACGCGATCATCGTGCAGGACCACGGGGTCGCCCGCCTTGCCCACGAGATCTGCCCCGACCTCCCCATCCACGGCTCCACCCAGATGAGCATCACCTCGGCGGAGGGCGCCGAACTCGCCCGCCGCTTCGGGGCCAGCCGGGTGGTGCTGGGCCGCGAACTCTCGCTGCGCGACATCGGCCGCATCGCTGCCGCGACCGACATGGAACTGGAAACCTTCGTCCACGGGGCGCTGTGCGTGAGCTACTCGGGTCAGTGCTTCTCGTCCGAGGCGTGGGGAGGCCGCTCCGCCAACCGGGGCCAGTGCGCCCAGGCCTGCCGCCTGCCCTACGACCTCTTTGTGGACGGCCTGCACCGCGACCTCGGGGACGCCCGCTACCTGCTCTCGCCGGGCGACCTGTACGCGCTGCATCAGGTGCCCGACCTCGTGAACCTCGGCGTGAACTGCCTCAAGATCGAGGGCCGTTACAAGGACGCCGAGTTCGTCGCCCTGACCACTGCCGCCTACCGCAAGGCCGTGGACGAGGCGTGGGCGGGCCTGCCCCTCTCGGTCACGCCGGGAGAGGAGCGCGATCTCGAACAGGTCTACTCGCGGGGGCTGGGGCCGCACTTCATCGCGGGCACCAACCACCAGACGGTCGTGCGCGGCCGGGCACCGAGGCACCGGGGCGTGCGCGTGGGCACCGTGCGCGGGACGACCGAACGCGGCGTGTTGGTCGAACTGGCCGAAACGGTCAAGCCCGGCGACGGCCTCGTCTTCGACCCCGCCAACTGGCGCACCCCGGAAGGCCGCGAGGAGGGCGGCTTCCTGTACGGCCTGTGGCAGGGCGGGCGTCAGACCGAGGAAGTCCGCCCCGGCCAGACCTACGAGTTGCGCTTCGGGCGCGGTGCGGTGGACCCGGCCCGCGTGCGCCCCGGCGACCCGGTGTGGCGTACCCAGGACCCTGGCCTGGTGGCCCGTGTGAAGCCGCTGCTGGACGCCGTCGACCCCGTCTACACCCGTCCGGTGACCGCCCACTTCCGGGGTCACGTCGGCGAGCCGCCCGCCCTCACCCTGGCCGACGAATACGGCCATGCGGCCACCGCCACCCTCCCCGACCTCCTTCAGCCCGCCCGCAACCGGGGGCTGACGGAAGAGGGCCTGCGCGAGAGCCTCGGCAAGCTGGGGGGCACGGGCTACCACCTCGCCGCGCTGACCGCTGACCTCGCGGGCCTGGGCTTCCTGCCTGTCTCCGCCCTCAACGCCCTGCGCCGCGAGGCTGCCGAGCGCCTGACCGCCCTCCGCGCCGAGGCCCCGGCCCGCCGCATCACGCCCCGGCTGGATGAGGCGTTGAGGGGGGCCGTCGCCGCGCCCCCTGCCCCCAGCCCCGCTCCTGACCGCCTCCACGTGCTCGTCCGCACGCCCGAGCAACTCGACGCCGCGCTGGAGGCCCGGCCCGACTCGATTACGCTCGACTACCTGGAGCTGTACGGCCTCAAGCCCAGCGTCGAGCGCGTCAAGGCCGCTGGAATCCCCGTCCGGGTCGCCAGCCCGCGCATTCTCAAGCCCACCGAGCAGAACCTCCAGAAGTTCCTGCTGTCGCTGGGGGCCGAGCTGCTGGTGCGCTCCGGCGGCCTGCTGGAAGGCTTGCAGGGTGCGCCCGACCTCCCCGCGCTCACGGGCGATTTCAGCCTGAACGCCGCCAACGTCCTGACCACCCGCGCCCTGCTGGAGCTCGGCCTCACGCGGGTCACGCCCACCCACGACCTCAACGCCCGGCAGATCACCGACCTCGCCGGACTCGTCGGCCCGGGGCGGCTGGAGGTCATCGCCTACGGGCACCTCCCGGTCTTCCACACCGAGCACTGCGTCTTCTGCCGCTTCCTGTCGGACGGCACCGACTACACGACCTGCGGGCACCCCTGCGAGTCGCACCGGGTCGCCCTGCGCGACGAGCGCGGGCGGCTGCACCCCGTCATGGCCGACGTGGGCTGCCGCAACACGGTCTTCGAGGGACGGCCCCAGGTCGCCGGGGGGCACCTCGACGCCTGGCGGGCGGCGGGGTTGCGCGACTTCCGCCTGGAATTCGTCCACGAGTCCCCGGAGGAGGTGCGCGAGGTCATCGCCGCCCACCGCGCCTACCTCGCGGGCGAGCTGGATGCGGGGGCGCTGGCGGCCCGCCTGCACGCCCTCTCGGAGACGGGCACCACCGAGGGCAGCCTCTTCGTGCCGCCCGGCTTCGAGGGGCTGACCACGTTGCCGATGCTCTGA
- a CDS encoding YchJ family protein gives MSLPYPPFKPCPCGSGRSYGACCGPRHAGERPAETPEALMRSRYTAYFLRDTGYVRRTWHPDTCPSDLNLDAENTCYTGLTIHRAEGDEVEFTATFRADGRAGRMRERSHFARVEEAWVYVDGEVRGG, from the coding sequence ATGTCCCTCCCCTACCCGCCTTTCAAGCCCTGCCCATGCGGTTCGGGACGCAGCTACGGCGCGTGCTGCGGTCCCCGGCATGCGGGCGAGCGGCCCGCCGAGACGCCGGAGGCGCTGATGCGGTCGCGGTATACGGCCTATTTCCTGCGCGACACGGGCTACGTGCGGCGCACCTGGCACCCCGACACCTGCCCCAGCGACTTGAATCTGGACGCGGAGAACACCTGCTACACCGGCCTGACCATCCACCGGGCCGAGGGCGACGAGGTGGAGTTTACCGCCACCTTCCGAGCGGATGGGCGTGCAGGACGGATGCGCGAGCGCAGCCACTTCGCGCGGGTGGAAGAGGCATGGGTGTACGTGGACGGAGAGGTGCGGGGAGGTTAG
- a CDS encoding RNA methyltransferase, which produces MTAPPAITSLQNPHVKRLVRLRARRDRDREGVLLIEGARELARAAAAGLEFQTLYLCPALYSPEAQEVAPNLPGPRLELSREAFEKVSARENPDGLLAVAPRPARPLPVPGPDTLLLVLHSLEKPGNLGAILRTADAAGVGGVLILGGTDLYSPGVIRASQGSVFTVPVTALPEAEAQAYLAEHAFTRVACTPDAPRDYWDTPLTGRVALVLGAEHAGLPPEWRTSDLPVRIPMHGEADSLNVATAAGLVLYEALRQRR; this is translated from the coding sequence ATGACCGCGCCCCCCGCCATCACCTCCCTGCAAAACCCGCACGTCAAGCGCCTCGTGCGCCTGCGTGCCCGCCGTGACCGCGACCGCGAGGGCGTCCTCCTGATCGAGGGCGCCCGCGAACTCGCCCGCGCTGCCGCCGCCGGACTGGAGTTCCAGACCCTCTACCTCTGCCCCGCGCTGTACAGCCCCGAAGCGCAGGAGGTGGCCCCCAACCTCCCCGGCCCCCGCCTCGAACTCTCCCGCGAGGCCTTTGAAAAGGTCAGCGCCCGCGAGAATCCCGACGGCCTGCTGGCGGTCGCCCCCCGCCCTGCCCGCCCCCTACCCGTCCCCGGCCCGGACACCCTCCTCCTCGTCCTGCACAGCCTGGAGAAGCCCGGCAACCTCGGCGCGATCCTCCGTACGGCGGACGCGGCGGGCGTGGGCGGCGTCCTGATCCTGGGCGGGACCGACCTCTACTCGCCCGGCGTGATCCGCGCCTCGCAGGGCAGCGTGTTCACCGTGCCCGTCACGGCCCTCCCCGAGGCCGAGGCCCAGGCCTACCTCGCCGAGCATGCCTTCACCCGTGTCGCTTGCACCCCCGATGCCCCCCGCGACTACTGGGACACACCGCTGACGGGCCGGGTGGCCCTCGTGCTGGGCGCCGAACACGCTGGATTACCCCCCGAATGGCGCACCTCGGACCTCCCCGTCCGTATCCCCATGCACGGCGAGGCCGACAGCCTCAACGTGGCGACGGCGGCGGGGCTGGTGCTGTACGAGGCGCTGCGGCAGCGGCGCTGA
- a CDS encoding rhodanese-like domain-containing protein: MAPKTAAQLVHEARQRVENLSAAQVAAELEVGEAVLIDVREPAEHASAGVIPGAVSAPRGMLEFWADPSSPYHRQEFDPGRRVILHCASGGRSALAADTLQQLGYTNVAHLDGGLKAWTEAGYPVEKSGAS, encoded by the coding sequence ATGGCCCCCAAAACGGCGGCTCAACTCGTACACGAGGCCCGGCAACGGGTCGAGAACCTGTCGGCGGCGCAGGTCGCGGCGGAGCTGGAAGTTGGAGAGGCGGTGCTGATCGACGTGCGGGAACCGGCGGAACACGCCTCAGCAGGGGTCATCCCCGGTGCGGTGTCGGCCCCACGGGGCATGCTGGAGTTCTGGGCGGATCCGTCCAGTCCATACCACCGCCAGGAATTCGACCCGGGTCGCCGAGTCATCCTGCACTGTGCCAGTGGGGGCCGCTCCGCGCTCGCGGCGGATACCTTGCAGCAACTGGGCTACACGAACGTGGCCCATCTCGATGGCGGCCTCAAAGCCTGGACGGAAGCCGGATACCCGGTCGAGAAGTCCGGGGCCTCCTGA
- the pepF gene encoding oligoendopeptidase F → MTTAERKAALPARADVPREQTWDIEALFATPQDWEAEAEALPAAIDALGNHAGQLGSGPDALAAYLGESDDVELRLARFFSYASMGASVDGRDAEAAARRDRASTIAARYGSATAFARPELLALDEATVRGWLTRPELTDYVVRFERLWRSRPHVRSAEVEELLGAVQAPFASERGIHPALANMDLRFGTAGGEAVTQGNVDRLTSHPDREVRREAWENYADAHLGVRHSQAAMYATHVRQNVFLARARRYPDAITSFLAPDNIPTGVVTTLLDTYRAHTPTWHRYWRVRREWLGLPELREYDVKAALTPPRAVSYEQAVDWIEEGMAPLGDAYLRDMRAGLTTERWVDYAENDGKRQGAYSNGGGRVKPYIFMTWNGTMSSYSTLAHEIGHSMHSLLSQREHSYAVPRYTLFHAEVASNFNQAMVRQHLLRQARESGDTDFEVQLIEEALANFHRYFFIMPTLAAFELEAYRRIETGGTLSAPDLIGLTADLLAQGYGDGVQMDRERSGILWAQFSTHLYANFYAYQYATGISAAHQILEQFGQDPDAARERYLAFLRSGGRLDPIDALKEAGVDMLSPEPVQATFRTLAGYVDRLEELLAARKGS, encoded by the coding sequence ATGACCACAGCCGAAAGGAAGGCGGCCCTGCCCGCCCGCGCCGACGTTCCCCGCGAGCAGACCTGGGATATCGAGGCCCTCTTCGCCACCCCGCAGGACTGGGAGGCGGAGGCCGAGGCCCTCCCCGCCGCCATCGATGCACTGGGCAACCACGCCGGGCAGCTCGGCAGCGGCCCCGACGCCCTCGCCGCCTACCTGGGCGAGTCGGACGACGTGGAGCTGCGCCTCGCCCGCTTCTTCTCCTACGCCAGCATGGGCGCCAGCGTGGACGGCCGCGACGCCGAGGCCGCCGCCCGCCGCGACCGCGCCAGCACGATTGCCGCCCGCTACGGCAGTGCGACCGCCTTCGCTCGCCCCGAACTCCTTGCGCTCGACGAGGCGACGGTGCGCGGGTGGCTCACGCGGCCCGAACTCACCGACTACGTGGTGCGCTTCGAGCGGCTGTGGCGCTCACGCCCGCACGTCCGCTCCGCCGAGGTCGAGGAACTCCTCGGCGCGGTCCAGGCTCCCTTCGCCTCCGAGCGCGGCATCCACCCCGCCCTCGCCAACATGGACCTGCGCTTCGGTACGGCGGGCGGCGAGGCCGTCACCCAGGGCAACGTGGACCGCCTGACCTCCCACCCCGACCGCGAGGTCCGCCGCGAGGCCTGGGAGAACTACGCCGACGCCCACCTTGGCGTGCGGCACTCGCAGGCCGCGATGTACGCCACCCACGTCCGCCAGAATGTGTTCCTGGCCCGCGCCCGCCGCTACCCTGACGCGATCACGTCCTTCCTCGCGCCCGACAACATCCCCACGGGCGTCGTGACCACCCTGCTGGACACCTACCGCGCCCACACCCCCACCTGGCACCGCTACTGGCGCGTGCGCCGGGAGTGGCTGGGCCTCCCTGAGCTGCGCGAATACGACGTGAAGGCCGCCCTCACCCCGCCCCGCGCCGTCTCCTACGAGCAGGCGGTGGACTGGATCGAAGAAGGCATGGCCCCCCTCGGCGACGCGTACCTGCGCGACATGCGGGCTGGGCTGACCACCGAGCGCTGGGTAGACTACGCCGAGAACGACGGCAAGCGCCAGGGCGCCTATTCCAACGGCGGCGGCCGGGTCAAGCCTTACATCTTCATGACCTGGAACGGCACCATGAGCAGCTATTCTACCCTGGCCCACGAGATCGGCCACTCCATGCACTCGCTGCTCTCCCAGCGTGAACACTCCTACGCCGTGCCCCGCTACACCCTGTTCCACGCCGAGGTGGCCTCCAACTTCAACCAGGCGATGGTCCGCCAGCATCTGCTGCGCCAGGCCCGCGAATCCGGCGACACCGACTTCGAGGTGCAGCTCATCGAGGAAGCCCTCGCCAACTTCCACCGCTACTTCTTCATCATGCCGACGCTGGCCGCCTTCGAGCTGGAGGCCTACCGCCGCATTGAGACGGGCGGCACCCTGAGCGCCCCCGACCTGATCGGCCTGACCGCCGACCTGCTTGCCCAGGGTTACGGCGACGGCGTGCAGATGGACCGCGAACGCTCCGGCATCCTGTGGGCGCAGTTCTCCACCCATCTCTACGCCAACTTCTACGCCTACCAGTACGCGACCGGCATCAGTGCCGCCCACCAGATTTTGGAGCAGTTCGGCCAGGACCCGGATGCCGCCCGTGAGCGTTACCTCGCTTTCCTGCGCTCCGGCGGCCGCCTCGACCCCATCGACGCACTGAAGGAAGCTGGGGTGGACATGCTCTCGCCCGAACCCGTGCAGGCGACCTTCCGCACGCTGGCGGGGTATGTGGACCGGCTGGAAGAACTGCTGGCGGCCCGCAAGGGGAGCTGA
- a CDS encoding BsuPI-related putative proteinase inhibitor has product MPSLRRALLTLLAVYTVATAQARPPLAPVMGEQEVGSLPLRLNLVALPSYTPGEVVRLKLFLKNVSHKPLALEVARNVPDYDITVQNAQGQAVWSCAGAEPVVRLSMNEVRTLAPGQTWSFACEWPQWGPDRTVVARGTYVVSASLWANGQSRRSTSRRITLR; this is encoded by the coding sequence ATGCCGAGCCTTCGTCGCGCCCTGCTCACGCTTCTCGCCGTGTACACGGTTGCCACGGCTCAGGCTCGCCCACCCCTCGCCCCGGTGATGGGCGAGCAGGAGGTGGGGAGCCTTCCGCTGCGGCTGAATCTGGTGGCCCTGCCGAGCTATACCCCCGGCGAGGTCGTGCGCTTGAAGTTGTTCCTGAAAAACGTCTCGCATAAGCCTCTGGCGCTGGAGGTGGCGCGGAATGTGCCCGACTATGACATCACCGTGCAGAACGCTCAGGGACAGGCGGTGTGGAGTTGTGCAGGTGCGGAGCCGGTGGTGCGCCTCTCCATGAACGAGGTGCGGACGCTGGCGCCTGGGCAGACGTGGTCCTTCGCCTGCGAGTGGCCCCAGTGGGGTCCGGACCGGACGGTGGTCGCACGCGGGACCTACGTCGTGAGTGCCAGCCTGTGGGCCAACGGCCAGTCGCGGCGGTCCACGTCGCGGCGGATCACGCTGCGGTAG